Part of the Cohnella candidum genome, GCGCCTGAACCAAACGTACATGCCGACCCCCAGCACGGCCATGACGGCCAGCACGCCGAAATAGCCGAAGTGCCAGTTCAGCTCGGGCATATTGTGGAAGTTCATGCCGTAGATGCCCGCGATGAAGGTCAGCGGCATGAAAATCGTCGTGATGACGGTCAGCGTCTTCATGATCATGTTCATTCGGCTGGAACGGATGGAATCGTAGCTGTCCCGCAAATCGGCCGTCATCTCGCGGTTGGACTCGATCATGTCGGTCAGCTTCAGCAAATGGTCGTATATATCGGTGAAATAGGCGTTATGCTCGCGAATGCCCGGGATTTTGTCGGAGTTCAGCGTCCGGTAAAGCAGGTCGCGCATCGGGATGACCGTCCGGCGGAGCCTCAGCAAATCGTTCCGGATGTCGTACACTTCGTCGATGAGCGTCTGCAGCTTTTCGCTCTCTTCCCGGCTCTCCAGGTCGTTCATATGGTCTTCGATCTTGTACAGCGTCGGAAAATAGTTGTCGACCAGCTTATCCATGATCA contains:
- the corA gene encoding magnesium/cobalt transporter CorA, which gives rise to MLRTLAISDNGDKIENIPLHNLTDPGIKWFWVDFDCPTEDETKLLDSYFHFHPLAIEDCLHLLQRPKLDHYADTHFFVIHGIDTETLKAEEINFFLGPRGIVTFHLKPSAEVDEAWRRMQEDGLYKKQDHHYVAYLIMDKLVDNYFPTLYKIEDHMNDLESREESEKLQTLIDEVYDIRNDLLRLRRTVIPMRDLLYRTLNSDKIPGIREHNAYFTDIYDHLLKLTDMIESNREMTADLRDSYDSIRSSRMNMIMKTLTVITTIFMPLTFIAGIYGMNFHNMPELNWHFGYFGVLAVMAVLGVGMYVWFRRKGWFD